The Bradyrhizobium guangxiense genomic sequence CGCTGCGCTCGATCGGCCAAATCGCGCGCGAGCAGCGCATTCTCGACAATGACGCCGATTATGTCGACCCCCAAGACATGCTGGCCGAGCTGCGCAGTGACAACCAGCAACTGACGCGAGAAATGCGCCGGGTCCACGAGCTCTGCGACGAACATGGCGATGTCGCCACCGCCAGTCTGCTGGAAAACTGGATCGACGAGACCGAGCGGCGGATCTGGTTCCTCTACGAGACCGGGCGAGGCCGCCCGAATTCGTAAGCGCAGCGCAGGCCATCGAGCCGGGAGGCGGGTCAAAGATGAGCGGTCTCCCGGAGCTCCTGCGGGACAATAGCGCGAGCCCCAAGCGCATGCTGTTGCGCGAATTCGTGCGGCGGATCGACGACGAACTTGTGTCCGTGATTGGCCTGCTGTCGGAGGCAGATCTAGCACGCGCTGTCGCAGGGCATGCCAAGATCGCAAGGCGTTCTGTTCGTCTCCGCAAGGTTGCCGCGTCCAATGCTCCGCATCGTGCAGATCAAAAATATCGTCGCTTCCGTGAAAGATGGGGCGTGGGCCCACCTGTACGCTTGCTCCTATCCGTG encodes the following:
- a CDS encoding Dps family protein, which codes for MTKADLQSPTDLGANANRDIPAALRALLADVFALYMKTKNFHWHVSGSHFRDYHLLLDEQGEQIFAMTDDIAERARKIGGTTLRSIGQIAREQRILDNDADYVDPQDMLAELRSDNQQLTREMRRVHELCDEHGDVATASLLENWIDETERRIWFLYETGRGRPNS